A window of Zea mays cultivar B73 unplaced genomic scaffold, Zm-B73-REFERENCE-NAM-5.0 scaffold_178, whole genome shotgun sequence genomic DNA:
CAAGAGGGAAGTTTTGTAAAAGCAACAGGAAGAATTGCTCAGATACCCGTGAGCGAGGCTTACTTGGGTCGTGTTATAAATGCTCTCGCTAAACCTATTGATGGGAGAGGCGAAATTGTCGCTTCAGAATCTCGCTTAATTGAATCTCCTGCTCCGGGTATAATTTCTAGGCGTTCCGTATATGAACCCCTTCAAACAGGGCTTATTGCTATCGATTCGATGATCCCCATAGGGCGCGGTCAGCGAGAGTTAATTATTGGGGACAGACAGACTGGCAAAACAGCAGTAGCCACAGATACAATTCTCAATCAAAAAGGTCAAGATGTAATATGTGTTTATGTAGCTATCGGTCAAAGAGCATCCTCCGTGGCTCAAGTAGTAACTACTTTCCACGAAGAGGGGGCCATGGAATACACTATTGTAGTAGCTGAAATGGCGGATTCACCCGCTACATTACAATATCTCGCTCCTTATACGGGAGCAGCCCTGGCTGAGTATTTTATGTACCGCGAACGGCATACCTTAATAATTTATGATGATCTCTCCAAACAGGCACAAGCTTATCGCCAAATGTCCCTTCTATTAAGAAGACCTCCCGGCCGCGAAGCTTATCCAGGGGATGTTTTTTATTTGCATTCACGCCTTTTAGAAAGAGCCGCTAAATTAAATTCTCTTTTAGGCGAAGGGAGTATGACCGCTTTACCAATAGTGGAGACTCAATCTGGAGACGTTTCCGCCTATATTCCTACTAATGTAATTTCAATTACAGATGGACAAATATTCTTATCCGCGGATCTATTCAATGCCGGAATTCGACCTGCTATTAATGTGGGTATTTCAGTTTCCAGAGTAGGATCCGCAGCTCAAATTAAAGCCATGAAACAAGTAGCTGGCAAATCAAAATTGGAACTAGCTCAATTCGCAGAATTacaagcctttgcacaattcgcCTCCGCTCTGGATAAAACAAGTCAGAATCAATTGGCAAGGGGTCGACGATTACGGGAATTGCTTAAACAATCCCAATCAAACCCTCTCCCAGTGGAAGAGCAGGTAGCTACTATTTATACCGGAACGAGAGGATATCTTGATTCGTTAGAAATTGAACAGGTAAAGAAATTTCTGGATGAGTTACGTAAACACCTAAAAGATACTAAACCTCAATTCCAAGAAATTATATCTTCTAGTAAGACATTCACCGAGCAAGCAGAAACCCTTTTGAAGGAAGCTATTCAGGAACAGCTTGAACGGTTTTCCCTTCAGGAACAAACATAAATATAGCATGTCTACTCTTATTAGTATAACTCGTGTTAGTAGAAGAGGAATCAAAGATTTTTCATTTGAATCATGCAAAATTTTTTTTCGTTTTTAGTATAGTTATTTAAAGAATAGATAGAAAAAAGATTGCGTCCAATAGGATTTGAACCTATACCAAAGGTTTAGAAGACCTCTGTCCTATCCATTAGACAATGGACGCTTCTCTTTCTTATTTTATTCTTTCTTTTTTATATTTCAGAGAAATAATAAAAAACTGTTAGACCGAAACTCTTTTAGGAAAGAAAAACAAATCCATATACCATATACAAATGGATGATACATATATCATAAAGAAGGAATATGGAGCAGGTAGTCAGTATCGAACCCGTAACCCCAAGGTTATGAGCTTTGTGAGCTACCAAACTGCTCCACCTTCTTAGCGGGAAACTAGTGGGTTGGATAGGCCCCTCTACCATATCTATACAAATAGAATAGTCCATTTATACAGAATGGTAAAGAGGGCTCTTCTACGATCATCAATTCGAGAAAACCATACAAATATGAAAGAAAGGGTATTTTATCCTTACCAACTGGATCTTGTTGCACCCGGTAACAAACATGCATAAACCATTTCTCGAAGTATGTGTCCGGATAGCCCAAAGTCTCGATAGTTAGCTCTAGGTCTTCCGGTTAAAAAACAACGTCGATGAAGGCGTGTAGGTGCACTATTACGTGGTAGGGATTGCAATTTTTCTTGCATTTTTGTTTTTTCGCTCAAACTCAAAGGGGAAActttgcttcttatcttttttttgAGGATCGACGAATCAAATGATATTTTTGTTCTAATTTCTGCCGCTTCTTCTCCCTCTGAATCAAACTTTTTTTTGCCATAATGTGCCGTTCCTATTATTACCAAGTATATGGTTCTAATCCTAGATAGAAAAATAAATAGCAAAAATCTAAAAAGGCGGATCCTCCCTCTCCATCAAGAGTAATGAACTGGGTTCTGATACAGTACAAAAAAAAATAACTAAATTAACCAAACTTGCCTGATGTTGAGGCAATCAAGAAAGCTGCATAAGTGAATATATAACCCACGGAAAAGTGGGCTAATCCGACCAATCTTGCTTGCACAATGGAAAGAGCCACGGGCTTATCTCTCCAGCGAATTAAATTAGCCAAAGGTGTCCGTTCATGAGCCCATGCTAAAGTCTCAATTAATTCCTGCCAATATCCACGCCAGGAAATTAAGAACATAAATCCTGTAGCCCAAACAAGATGTCCAAATAAGAACATCCAAGCCCATACTGATAAACTATTCATCCCAAAAGGATTATATCCATTAATAAGTTGTGAAGAGTTTAACCATAGGTAATCTCTTAACCATCCCATCAAATAAGTGGAGGATTCATTAAATTGTGAAACGTTGCCCTGCCATAATGTAATGTGTTTCCAATGCCAATAAAAAGTAACCCATCCAATGGTATTTAACATCCAGAAAACTGCCAAATAAAACGCGTCCCAAGCAGAAATATCACAAGTACCGCCGCGCCCTGGGCCGTCGCAAGGAAAACTATACCCGAAATCCTTTTTATCCGGCATTAATTTGGAACCGCGTGCATCTAAAGCACCCTTTACTAAAATCAATGTAGTTGTATGCAAACCTAGAGCAATAGCATGATGAACCAAGAAATCCCCAGGTCCTATTGTTAAGAAAAGCGAATTACTATTCTCATTAACAGCATTCAACCATCCGGGCAACCATATGTTTCGACCTGCATTGAAAGCGGGGCCATTCGTTGAAGATAAGAGTATATCGAACCCATATGTCGTCTTACCATGAGCAGATTGTATCCATTGGGCAAATATAGGTTCAATCAAGATTTGCTTTTCTGGAGTACCAAAAGCAAGCATAACGTCGTTATGAACATAAAGGCCCAAGGTATGGAATCCTAGGAAGAGGCTAGCCCAACTTAAATGAGATATGATAGCTTCCTTATGGTCTAACATTCTTGCCAATACATTATCTTCATTCTGTTCCGGATTGTAATCCCTAATGAAAAAAATAGCTCCATGAGCAAAAGCCCCTGTCATGATGAACCCTGCAATGTATTGGTGATGAGTATATAAAGCAGCTTGAGTAGTAAAGTCTTGTGCTATGAATGCATAAGCAGGTAAAGAGTACATATGTTGAGCTACTAAGGAAGTAATAACCCCTAAGGAAGCTAGAGCAAGGCCTAATTGAAAATGAATCGAATTATTGATTGTATCATAAAGGCCTTTATGCCCACGTCCTAATCGACCCCCCGGAGG
This region includes:
- the LOC118473919 gene encoding photosystem I P700 chlorophyll a apoprotein A2, producing MELRFPRFSQGLAQDPTTRRIWFGIATAHDFESHDDITEERLYQNIFASHFGQLAIIFLWTSGNLFHVAWQGNFESWIQDPLHVRPIAHAIWDPHFGQPAVEAFTRGGAAGPVNIAYSGVYQWWYTIGLRTNEDLYTGALFLLFLSTLSLIGGWLHLQPKWKPSLSWFKNAESRLNHHLSGLFGVSSLAWTGHLVHVAIPGSRGEYVRWNNFLDVLPYPQGLGPLLTGQWNLYAQNPDSSNHLFGTTQGAGTAILTLLGGFHPQTQSLWLTDIAHHHLAIAFIFLIAGHMYRTNFGIGHSIKDLLEAHTPPGGRLGRGHKGLYDTINNSIHFQLGLALASLGVITSLVAQHMYSLPAYAFIAQDFTTQAALYTHHQYIAGFIMTGAFAHGAIFFIRDYNPEQNEDNVLARMLDHKEAIISHLSWASLFLGFHTLGLYVHNDVMLAFGTPEKQILIEPIFAQWIQSAHGKTTYGFDILLSSTNGPAFNAGRNIWLPGWLNAVNENSNSLFLTIGPGDFLVHHAIALGLHTTTLILVKGALDARGSKLMPDKKDFGYSFPCDGPGRGGTCDISAWDAFYLAVFWMLNTIGWVTFYWHWKHITLWQGNVSQFNESSTYLMGWLRDYLWLNSSQLINGYNPFGMNSLSVWAWMFLFGHLVWATGFMFLISWRGYWQELIETLAWAHERTPLANLIRWRDKPVALSIVQARLVGLAHFSVGYIFTYAAFLIASTSGKFG